The following are from one region of the Nicotiana tomentosiformis chromosome 7, ASM39032v3, whole genome shotgun sequence genome:
- the LOC138895769 gene encoding uncharacterized protein — translation MIPSVVAPIKDHIPYALIMMHAEAETRKSIRQGKQPIWMKDYVTKANPKLHCCLYPLSDYLSYANTSVKYQLYLASFSLLVEPQSFKEAAKDARFKANGEVERFKARLVAKGYSQREGLDYHDIFSPMAKMVKVRSIIALEASNGWDLFQMGVYNAFLQDYHDSFSVYTNIGTQCS, via the exons ATGATTCCATCTGTTGTTGCTCCTATTAAGGATCACATTCCATATGCCCTCATTATGATGCATGCTGAAGCAGAAACAAGAAAGTCAATAAGACAAGGCAAACAACCTATATGGATGAAGGATTATGTTACTAAAGCCAATCCCAAATTACACTGCTGCTTGTATCCTCTGTCAGACTACCTGTCCTATGCAAATACCTCTGTAAAATATCAGCTTTATCTTGCAAGTTTCTCTTTATTAGTTGAACCACAAAGCTTCAAAGAGGCTGCCAAAGATGCAAG GTTTAAGGCAAATGGAGAAGTAGAAAGGTTCAAGGCAAGGCTGGTTGCCAAAGGATATAGTCAAAGAGAAGGTTTAGATTATCATGACATTTTTTCTCCTATGGCAAAGATGGTTAAAGTGAGATCAATTATAGCATTAGAAGCATCAAATGGATGGGATCTATTTCAAATGGGTGTCTATAATGCATTCTTGCAAGATTACCATGACAGTTTCAGTGTTTACACAAATATAGGCACACAGTGCAGTTAG